The Pelodiscus sinensis isolate JC-2024 chromosome 13, ASM4963464v1, whole genome shotgun sequence genome includes a region encoding these proteins:
- the NHSL2 gene encoding NHS-like protein 2 isoform X9, with translation MNIFLAAGRPPCVEELHQEAQLNLQSLLQEEYEEQYTEARVTGQTFRYGSPLPPDAPPEPSPRPLPAKRLEFVFMPTARRVSEDEATTLGVRPPEPFLSLPTTPDKQPAWTRAFPLPTVEEKRWHQSCSIQANVVPINVSGQHFARHVSARHSLFNTETAVNPKSTLRRRRTIIGFPNLALRDQGSSNGPAFTPHATIVESVSCSFEAVNGRGAPRQPCAPRPPTAPLRKTFSDLGGSLQARCGQPPARMEGTAGTCNGPKGPTFSPPWNTASFTCLSPDDEAAACPSPGGAPGSPATGSPERCDGPASFFIAADEQPESNGPCVAPESPLPAPGPPTPEGGEAKVPILTGGPEGAAPSRLELEGRAGLFRERSLSVPTDSGSLCSVDMAYPENRRGSGSYALSYPSASSEGSTSTDNLSLGVEQEAQRRHRAKSISLKKAKKKPSPPMRSVSLIKDGQGAGAEPGLALPKEQRPQSLCLPLEPQSRGVVPTDSQGGPPARDPQSGHFPQHWCLPDWKASDPYRSLSGSSTATGTTVIDCAKTRGSSESLPSPSVSRATTPSQLSTEAELKTSSPRRPAGLMSPSSGYSSQSETPTPTIPTSAILGHSPLQPIRVRPLVPERKSSLPPPSPMEKSPKARLSFDLPLTPPMHLDLSGLKMALKGKGKAKVSRHHSDSTFGTKLGPKTSPIQPVMPVVTQSDLRSVRLRSISRSEPEDEPDCADEPAELPGRKAKPPVAEKPPLAKRPPNIMAKALPLQEESPLGSPTSPPPPHGTAAPDIYMVIQKPKLKRSPEARSPGEPPSPLTPSQGCPESFFSGLRRLSQSSLEEEPRAPRGPEGERRKAKVPPPVPKKPSVLYLPVPPSPPHLGACPGDARLTPSPIITLQEDTSFWDPDADDLLSPEAAGNNSSPPATATPGETPAGSPVEPGAEERSYVREKTAESIAEEDDEVFVTTRTTEDLFTVIHRSKRKLLGWKEPGDAFGSRQNAQSPGKSPAGLPASEAPPTGGGPSRPSSRTEDFKALLQKKGGKVSPGTRPSAAELLKSTNPLARRVIMEFAPELDNASGARTQP, from the exons aTGAACATCTTCCTGGCGGCGGGCAGGCCGCCCTGCGTGGAGGAGCTGCACCAGGAGGCCCAGCTCAATCTCCAGAGCTTGCTGCAAG AGGAGTATGAGGAGCAGTACACTGAGGCCAGGGTCACTGGTCAGACCTTCCGCTacggcagccccctgcccccggaCGCGCCCCCCGAGCCGTCTCCCAGGCCCCTGCCTGCCAAGCGCCTGGAGTTCGTGTTCATG CCCACGGCCCGGCGCGTCAGTGAGGATGAGGCCACCACGCTGGGTGTGAGGCCCCCCGAGCCCTTCCTGAGCCTGCCCACCACCCCCGACAAGCAGCCGGCCTGGACCCGAGCCTTCCCTCTGCCCACCGTGGAGGAGAAGAGGTGGCACCAGTCCTGCTCCATCCAAGCCAACGTCGTTCCCATCAATGTCTCTG GGCAGCACTTTGCTAGGCACGTGAGTGCGCGGCACTCCTTGTTTAACACGGAGACCGCGGTGAACCCCAAGTCCACGCTGCGCCGGAGACGGACCATTATCGGATTCCCTAACCTCGCGCTGCGAGACCAAG gcagcagcaacGGCCCCGCCTTCACGCCGCACGCCACCATCGTGGAGTCCGTCTCCTGCAGCTTCGAGGCTGTGAATGGGAGGGGCGCGCCCCGGCAGCCCTGCGCCCCGCGGCCCCCGACGGCGCCGCTGAGAAAGACGTTCAGCGACCTGGGGGGGAGCCTGCAGGCGCGCTGCGGCCAGCCTCCCGCCAGGATGGAGGGCACCGCCGGGACCTGCAACGGCCCAAAGGGCCCCACCTTCTCCCCGCCCTGGAACACGGCTTCCTTCACCTGCCTGAGCCCGGACGACGAGGCCGCGGCGTGCCCCTCGCCCGGCGGCGCCCCGGGCTCTCCGGCCACCGGCTCGCCCGAGCGCTGCGACGGCCCGGCCTCCTTCTTCATCGCCGCAGACGAGCAGCCGGAAAGCAACGGGCCCTGCGTGGCGCCAGAGTCCCCGCTGCCCGCTCCCGGCCCCCCCACGCCCGAGGGGGGAGAGGCCAAGGTGCCCATcctcaccggcggcccggagggaGCCGCGCCCTCCCGGCTGGAGCTGGAGGGCCGGGCCGGCCTGTTCCGCGAGCGGTCGCTGTCTGTGCCCACGGACTCCGGCTCGCTCTGCTCCGTGGACATGGCCTACCCCGAGAACAGGAGGGGCAGCGGGTCCTACGCCCTGAGCTACCCCAGCGCCAGCTCCGAGGGCAGCACCAGCACGGACAACCTctccctgggggtggagcaggaggccCAGCGGCGCCACCGCGCCAAGAGCATCTCCCTGAAGAAGGCGAAGAAGAAGCCGTCTCCCCCCATGCGCAGCGTCTCGCTGATTAAAGacgggcagggggccggggcggAGCCTGGCCTGGCACTGCCCAAGGAGCAGCGGCCCCAGAGCCTTTGCCTCCCCTTAGAGCCTCAGAGCCGGGGCGTGGTGCCCACAGACAGCCAGGGGGGCCCGCCTGCCAGGGACCCACAGAGCGGgcatttcccccagcactggtgcCTCCCGGACTGGAAGGCCAGCGATCCCTACCGGTCCCTGTCCGGCTCCAGCACCGCCACGGGCACCACCGTGATCGACTGCGCAAAGACCCGGGGCAGCTCCGAGTCCCTCCCCTCGCCCTCCGTCTCCAGGGCCaccaccccctcccagctctccACCGAGGCGGAGCTAAAGACCTCCTCCCCCAGGCGGCCCGCGGGCCTCATGTCCCCCTCCAGCGGCTACTCCAGCCAGTCTGAGACCCCCACGCCCACCATCCCCACCTCGGCCATCCTCGGGCACTCCCCCCTGCAGCCCATCCGGGTGCGGCCGCTGGTGCCGGAGCGgaagtcctccctgccccctccgtcGCCCATGGAAAAGAGCCCCAAGGCCCGGCTCTCCTTCGACCTGCCCCTCACGCCACCCATGCACCTGGACCTGTCTGGCCTGAAGATGGCActcaaggggaaggggaaggccaAGGTGAGCCGGCACCACTCAGACTCCACCTTCGGGACCAAGCTGGGCCCCAAGACCAGCCCGATCCAGCCCGTCATGCCGGTGGTGACCCAGTCGGACCTGCGCTCCGTGCGCCTGCGCTCCATCAGCCGGTCGGAGCCCGAGGACGAGCCGGACTGCGCCGACGAGCCGGCCGAGCTGCCGGGGAGGAAGGCCAAGCCGCCTGTGGCGGAGAAGCCGCCGCTGGCCAAGCGGCCCCCGAACATCATGgccaaggccctgcctctgcagGAGGAGTCGCCCCTGGGGTCGcccacctccccgcccccgccgcacGGCACCGCTGCCCCGGACATCTACATGGTCATCCAGAAACCCAAGCTGAAGAGGAGCCCCGAGGCCAGGAGCCCCGGGGAGCCCCCCTCTCCACTGACACCCTCCCAGGGCTGCCCGGAGAGCTTCTTCTCGGGCCTGCGGAGACTGTCCCAGAGCAGCCTGGAGGaggagcccagagccccccgTGGGCccgagggggagaggaggaaagccaAAGTCCCGCCCCCCGTCCCCAAGAAGCCCAGTGTGTTGTACCTGCCGGTCCCCCCGTCCCCGCCCcacctgggagcctgcccgggcgATGCCCGGCTGACGCCCAGCCCCATCATCACCCTGCAGGAAGACACCAGCTTCTGGGACCCCGATGCCGATGACCTGCTGTCACCCGAGGCCGCCGGGAACAACTCGAGCCCCCCAGCCACCGCCACGCCCGGGGAGACTCCGGCAG GGAGCCCCGTGGAGCCCGGCGCCGAGGAGAGGAGCTACGTCCGTGAGAAGACCGCCGAGTCGATAGCGGAAGAGGACGACGAGGTGTTCGTGACGACCCGCACGACGGAGGATCTATTCACCGTCATCCACAG